A single window of Archangium gephyra DNA harbors:
- a CDS encoding cyclic peptide export ABC transporter, producing the protein MKLLALLLRASRGSVLVSALCGLLSGGSSAALIALINRKLTGTDIPERTLVSGFIGLMVLALATRIISQVLLNGMQQEALYTMRLRLSRSIVSAPLRRFEELGAHRMIATLTDDIVTVSSGLMLLPLIVVNAAILLGCLVWMAWLSWKLFLGMIVFMALGVVSFSFFSGLAVKGIGEARKTQDVLFKHFRSLTEGIKELKLHSGRREVFLGEQLAGTAASLRRMYTRSLNIYSASSSWGMFLFFVVIGLLIFAMPAFSTLSLAELTGYSLTVLYLQQPLQTLTEFVPFLARADVALKKVEEMGLSLEATAEASQAPPAGTAPPTFRRLELVGVTHSYHRENDDGRFTLGPINLSLEPGELLFLVGGNGSGKTSLAKIFTGLYTPESGEVRLDGQPVTEATRDAYRQLFSTVFSDFHLFESLLGLAPPEQSGKVAHYLKRLNLDQKVRVTDGKLSTTELSLGQRKRLALLASWLEDRPIYVFDEWAADQDPLFKQIFYEELLPEMKRAGKAVLVISHDDRYFHVADRLVRLDSGRLVEPESAPEVRHAAS; encoded by the coding sequence ATGAAACTCCTGGCCCTCCTGCTCCGCGCCTCGCGCGGCAGCGTCCTGGTGTCGGCCCTCTGCGGGCTGCTCTCCGGAGGAAGCAGCGCCGCCCTCATCGCGCTCATCAACCGCAAGCTGACCGGCACCGACATCCCGGAGCGCACCCTGGTGAGCGGCTTCATCGGCCTGATGGTGCTGGCGCTGGCGACCCGCATCATCTCGCAGGTGCTGCTCAACGGGATGCAGCAGGAAGCGCTCTACACCATGCGCCTGCGGCTCAGCCGCAGCATCGTCTCGGCGCCCCTGCGCCGCTTCGAGGAGCTGGGCGCCCACCGGATGATCGCCACCCTGACGGACGACATCGTCACGGTCAGCAGCGGGCTGATGTTGCTGCCCCTCATCGTCGTCAACGCCGCCATCCTCCTCGGCTGTCTGGTGTGGATGGCGTGGCTGTCCTGGAAGCTCTTCCTGGGGATGATCGTCTTCATGGCGCTCGGCGTCGTGTCGTTCTCGTTCTTCAGCGGCCTGGCCGTGAAGGGGATCGGCGAGGCCCGCAAGACGCAGGACGTGCTCTTCAAGCACTTCCGCTCGCTCACCGAGGGCATCAAGGAGCTCAAGCTCCACAGTGGCCGCCGCGAGGTCTTCCTCGGCGAGCAGCTGGCGGGCACGGCGGCCTCGCTGCGGCGCATGTACACGCGCAGCCTCAACATCTACTCGGCCAGCAGCAGCTGGGGCATGTTCCTGTTCTTCGTCGTCATCGGCCTGCTCATCTTCGCCATGCCCGCCTTCAGCACGCTGAGCCTGGCCGAGCTGACGGGCTACTCGCTCACGGTGCTCTACCTTCAGCAGCCGCTGCAGACGCTCACCGAGTTCGTGCCCTTCCTGGCGCGCGCGGACGTGGCGTTGAAGAAGGTGGAGGAGATGGGCCTGTCCCTGGAGGCCACCGCCGAGGCGTCCCAGGCCCCGCCCGCCGGCACCGCGCCGCCCACCTTCCGCCGGCTGGAGCTGGTGGGCGTCACCCATTCGTACCACCGCGAGAACGACGACGGCCGCTTCACGCTCGGCCCCATCAACCTGAGCCTGGAGCCGGGCGAGCTGCTCTTCCTGGTGGGCGGCAACGGCAGCGGGAAGACGAGCCTGGCGAAGATCTTCACCGGCCTCTACACGCCCGAGTCCGGCGAGGTGCGGCTGGATGGCCAGCCCGTCACCGAGGCCACGCGCGACGCCTACCGCCAGCTCTTCTCCACCGTCTTCTCGGACTTCCACCTCTTCGAGAGCCTGCTCGGCCTGGCCCCGCCCGAGCAGTCCGGGAAGGTGGCGCACTACCTGAAGCGGCTGAACCTGGATCAGAAGGTGCGTGTCACGGACGGAAAGCTCTCCACCACCGAGCTGTCCCTGGGCCAGCGCAAGCGCCTGGCGCTGCTCGCCTCGTGGCTGGAGGATCGCCCCATCTATGTCTTCGACGAGTGGGCGGCGGACCAGGATCCGCTCTTCAAGCAGATCTTCTACGAGGAGCTGCTCCCCGAGATGAAGCGCGCGGGCAAGGCCGTGCTCGTCATCAGCCACGACGATCGCTACTTCCACGTGGCCGATCGGCTCGTGCGGCTGGACTCGGGCCGGCTGGTGGAGCCGGAGTCCGCCCCGGAAGTCCGGCACGCGGCCTCGTAG
- a CDS encoding ABC transporter ATP-binding protein: protein MAPRPAPHVYRRLLGYLRPYRRLLVCGVSASLAAAAATSGYAWLVGPLLHAVLTGTPVVLAGFTLPGRQLLGVLPLLVVAMAAVKATAGFLQGGWMQRLGQRVMADLRAFLYARLLSQPPAFFERQHSGELLTRFTADVPLVEFSVTQALSSYVKDGLQILALLVTCLLIDAKLFLITFVVMPLTVLPVRSFARSLKKVANRSQTSLGALTALTAEQLQALPVVQAYGGTPRALEAFEAESERYLGQMRRSLFLRGAYSPTVEVMGILGVALAVAWGARAISEDPSLSGRLLSFLAAVLLLYQPVKSLSGTLSQVLIGMVAAERLFVLADAPVPPDEGAPAGPLTQALTLEGVRATYPDGREALRGVDLTVPAGARVALVGASGAGKTTLFSVLLGFLPPSGGTVRWDGTPLSQLQPSSVRARMAWVPQEPVLFSGSVRHNLLLGRPEATDAEVWEALRLAHAEDFVGALPGGLDEPVGERGARLSGGQRQRLALARAFLRRPSVLLLDEPTSALDAQSEAAVGAGLAALMKGRTVLVIAHRLSTVRDADLIVVLDAGRVVEAGTHAELSARGGRYAQLLGEGAVAA from the coding sequence GTGGCCCCCCGTCCTGCTCCGCACGTCTACCGCCGCCTGTTGGGCTACCTCCGTCCCTATCGGAGGCTGCTGGTGTGCGGGGTGAGCGCCTCCCTGGCCGCCGCCGCCGCCACCTCGGGGTACGCCTGGCTGGTGGGGCCGCTGCTACACGCTGTCCTAACGGGAACACCCGTGGTGCTGGCGGGATTCACGCTGCCAGGCAGGCAACTGCTCGGAGTCCTGCCCCTGCTGGTGGTGGCCATGGCCGCGGTGAAGGCGACGGCGGGTTTCCTCCAGGGCGGCTGGATGCAGCGGCTGGGGCAGCGGGTGATGGCGGACCTGCGCGCCTTCCTGTACGCCCGCCTGCTCTCCCAGCCGCCAGCCTTCTTCGAGCGGCAGCACTCGGGCGAGCTGCTCACCCGCTTCACCGCGGACGTGCCGCTGGTGGAGTTCTCCGTGACGCAGGCGCTCTCCTCCTACGTGAAGGACGGGCTGCAGATTCTCGCGCTGCTCGTCACGTGCCTGCTCATCGACGCGAAGCTCTTCCTCATCACCTTCGTGGTGATGCCGCTCACGGTGCTGCCGGTGCGCAGCTTCGCGCGCTCGCTGAAGAAGGTGGCCAACCGCTCGCAGACGAGCCTGGGTGCCCTCACCGCGCTCACCGCGGAGCAGTTGCAGGCGCTGCCGGTGGTGCAGGCCTACGGGGGCACGCCGCGGGCGCTGGAGGCCTTCGAGGCCGAGTCGGAGCGCTACCTGGGGCAGATGCGCCGCTCGCTCTTCCTGCGCGGGGCGTACAGCCCCACGGTGGAGGTGATGGGGATCCTGGGCGTGGCGCTGGCGGTGGCCTGGGGCGCGCGAGCCATCTCCGAGGACCCGTCGCTCTCCGGACGGCTGCTGTCCTTCCTCGCCGCGGTGCTGCTGCTCTACCAGCCGGTGAAGTCGCTCAGCGGCACGCTGTCGCAGGTGCTCATCGGGATGGTGGCGGCCGAGCGCCTCTTCGTGCTGGCGGATGCCCCGGTGCCGCCGGACGAGGGAGCACCGGCCGGGCCGCTCACCCAGGCGTTGACGCTCGAGGGCGTGCGCGCCACCTACCCGGACGGCCGCGAGGCGCTGCGAGGCGTGGACCTCACGGTGCCGGCGGGAGCGCGGGTGGCGCTGGTGGGGGCTTCGGGGGCGGGCAAGACGACGCTCTTCTCCGTGCTGCTGGGCTTCCTGCCGCCGAGCGGCGGCACGGTGCGCTGGGATGGAACCCCGCTGTCCCAGCTCCAGCCCTCCAGCGTGCGGGCGCGAATGGCGTGGGTGCCGCAGGAGCCGGTGCTCTTCTCGGGCAGCGTGCGGCACAACCTGCTGCTGGGGCGGCCCGAGGCCACCGACGCGGAGGTCTGGGAGGCGCTGCGGCTGGCGCACGCGGAGGACTTCGTGGGGGCGCTGCCAGGTGGCCTGGACGAGCCGGTGGGTGAGCGCGGCGCGCGGCTGTCGGGTGGACAGCGGCAGCGGCTGGCCCTGGCGAGGGCCTTCCTGCGCCGGCCCTCGGTGCTGCTGCTGGACGAGCCCACCAGCGCGCTGGACGCGCAGAGCGAGGCGGCGGTGGGCGCGGGCCTGGCGGCGCTGATGAAGGGGCGCACGGTGCTCGTCATCGCGCACCGGCTGTCCACGGTGCGTGACGCGGACCTCATCGTCGTGCTGGACGCGGGACGGGTGGTGGAGGCGGGGACCCACGCGGAGCTGTCGGCCCGGGGTGGACGCTATGCCCAGTTGCTCGGAGAGGGCGCCGTCGCCGCTTGA
- a CDS encoding sensor histidine kinase — MLERNSQVVLELVDARDDQAQRLIDSLYDYAIFMLDLSGRVRSWNSGAERITGYTREEILGRHFSLFYPPEELNSGKCERELRIAATEGRFEEEGWRVRKSGERFWANVILTAMRDAKGRVIGFAKVTRDLTERREAEEQLRQSEARFRVLVTSVKDYAIFMVGPDGLVESWNLGAQRIKGYTAEEIIGQPITRFYPKEAVAQGRPWALLHQAATVGQVEDEGWRVRKDGSLFWADVVITAVRDESGQLRGFAKVTRDLTERKRAEDERLRLAQAQESIRLRDEFLAIASHELKTPLTALQLQLQSLRGKGDSLEPGVSAKLDRAVRSTERLAGLIETLLDVSRLSTGQLTLKPERMELLATVKDVVDRLGEAAAQADCPVRVREGPPVEGTWDRLRLEQVLSNLLFNAFKYAAGSPVELSVSREGAEAVLVVQDGGPGIPEKDVARLFQRFERAAPMRHYGGLGLGLYVAREIVQAHGGRISVENPPEGGARFTARLPT, encoded by the coding sequence ATGCTCGAACGGAACTCGCAGGTGGTCCTGGAGCTGGTGGATGCGCGGGACGATCAGGCCCAACGGCTCATCGACAGCCTGTATGACTACGCCATCTTCATGCTCGACCTGTCGGGGCGGGTGAGGAGCTGGAACAGCGGCGCGGAGCGCATCACGGGTTACACCCGGGAGGAGATCCTCGGGAGGCACTTCTCCCTCTTCTACCCGCCCGAGGAGCTCAACAGCGGCAAGTGCGAGCGCGAGCTGCGGATCGCCGCGACGGAGGGCCGCTTCGAGGAGGAGGGCTGGCGCGTGCGCAAGAGCGGGGAGCGCTTCTGGGCGAACGTGATCCTCACGGCGATGCGCGATGCGAAGGGCCGGGTCATCGGGTTCGCCAAGGTGACGAGGGACCTGACCGAGCGCCGCGAGGCCGAGGAGCAGCTGCGGCAGAGCGAGGCGCGCTTCCGGGTGCTGGTCACGAGCGTGAAGGACTACGCCATCTTCATGGTGGGGCCGGACGGGCTCGTGGAGAGCTGGAACCTGGGGGCCCAGCGCATCAAGGGCTATACGGCGGAGGAGATCATCGGCCAGCCCATCACGCGCTTCTACCCGAAGGAGGCTGTGGCGCAGGGCAGGCCGTGGGCGCTGCTGCACCAGGCCGCGACGGTGGGACAGGTGGAGGACGAGGGCTGGCGCGTTCGCAAGGACGGGTCGCTCTTCTGGGCGGACGTGGTCATCACCGCCGTGCGCGACGAGAGCGGGCAGCTGCGGGGCTTCGCCAAGGTGACGAGGGACCTGACCGAGCGCAAGCGCGCGGAGGATGAGCGGCTGCGGCTCGCGCAGGCGCAGGAGTCCATCCGGTTGAGGGACGAGTTCCTCGCCATCGCCTCCCACGAGCTGAAGACGCCGCTCACGGCGCTCCAGCTCCAGCTCCAAAGCCTGCGGGGGAAGGGTGACTCGCTCGAGCCGGGAGTCTCCGCGAAGCTGGACCGCGCGGTCCGCAGCACCGAGCGGCTGGCGGGCCTCATCGAGACGTTGCTCGACGTCTCCCGGCTCAGCACCGGCCAGCTCACGCTCAAGCCGGAGCGGATGGAGCTGCTGGCCACGGTGAAGGACGTGGTGGATCGGCTGGGCGAGGCGGCGGCCCAGGCGGACTGTCCGGTGCGGGTGCGGGAAGGGCCTCCCGTGGAGGGGACGTGGGATCGCCTCCGCCTCGAGCAGGTCCTCTCCAACCTGCTGTTCAACGCGTTCAAATACGCGGCGGGGAGCCCGGTGGAGCTCTCGGTGTCACGGGAGGGCGCGGAGGCGGTGCTCGTCGTCCAGGACGGAGGGCCGGGCATCCCGGAGAAGGACGTGGCGCGGCTGTTCCAGCGGTTCGAGCGGGCGGCGCCGATGCGCCACTACGGTGGGCTGGGGCTGGGGCTGTACGTGGCCCGGGAGATCGTCCAGGCCCACGGAGGCCGCATCTCGGTGGAGAACCCACCGGAGGGTGGGGCGCGCTTCACGGCGCGCCTGCCCACGTGA
- the dnaJ gene encoding molecular chaperone DnaJ produces MPAAAGQKRDYYEVLGVQKNVSGQELKSAFRKVALQYHPDRNPGNKDAEEKFKEASEAYEVLSDPERRARYDRFGHAGVGGAAGGDPFGGGFQGVNINDIFGEIFGDIFGGRGGRGRVSNRGADLRFNLEISFEEAAFGCRPKVPIPRPKKCDTCSGSGSKSGAAPKACGTCGGSGELRFTQGFFAVSRPCTDCGGTGAVVPDPCAKCRGSGKVPSEEVIEVNIPAGVDNGTRVRLGGLGEPGDRGGPPGDLYVTVIVREHSLFQREDYDVFCEVPISFTQAALGAKIDVPTLDGKVKMTIPEGTQSGKVFRLKGKGIPHLHSGQRGDQHVRVVVETPTGLTQKQRELLEKFADSSGEDVHPQSKNFFEKVRELFG; encoded by the coding sequence ATGCCAGCGGCTGCGGGCCAGAAACGCGACTACTACGAGGTACTGGGGGTCCAGAAGAACGTCTCGGGGCAGGAGCTCAAGAGCGCGTTCCGGAAGGTGGCCTTGCAGTACCACCCGGACCGGAACCCCGGGAACAAGGACGCCGAGGAGAAGTTCAAGGAGGCCTCGGAAGCCTATGAGGTGCTGAGCGACCCGGAGCGGCGGGCCCGGTATGACCGGTTCGGCCACGCGGGCGTGGGCGGCGCGGCCGGGGGAGACCCGTTCGGCGGCGGCTTCCAGGGCGTCAACATCAACGACATCTTCGGGGAGATCTTCGGAGACATCTTCGGAGGGCGGGGGGGCCGCGGCCGGGTGAGCAACCGCGGCGCGGACCTGCGCTTCAACCTGGAGATCTCCTTCGAGGAGGCGGCGTTCGGCTGCCGTCCGAAGGTGCCGATTCCGCGCCCGAAGAAGTGCGACACGTGCAGTGGCTCGGGCAGCAAGAGCGGCGCGGCGCCCAAGGCGTGCGGCACGTGCGGAGGCTCGGGCGAGCTGCGCTTCACCCAGGGCTTCTTCGCGGTGAGCCGGCCGTGCACGGACTGCGGCGGGACGGGCGCGGTGGTGCCGGACCCGTGCGCCAAGTGCCGGGGCTCGGGCAAGGTGCCGTCCGAGGAGGTCATCGAGGTCAACATCCCCGCCGGCGTGGACAACGGCACGCGGGTGCGGCTGGGCGGCCTGGGCGAGCCGGGGGACCGGGGCGGGCCTCCGGGAGACCTCTACGTGACGGTCATCGTCCGCGAGCACTCGCTCTTCCAGCGCGAGGACTACGACGTCTTCTGCGAGGTGCCCATCTCCTTCACGCAGGCGGCGCTGGGCGCGAAGATCGACGTGCCCACGCTGGATGGGAAGGTGAAGATGACCATCCCCGAGGGCACGCAGTCGGGCAAGGTGTTCCGGCTCAAGGGCAAGGGCATTCCGCACCTGCACAGCGGCCAGCGCGGAGACCAGCACGTGCGCGTGGTGGTGGAGACGCCCACGGGCCTGACGCAGAAGCAGCGCGAGCTGCTCGAGAAGTTCGCCGACTCCAGCGGGGAAGACGTGCACCCGCAGTCGAAGAACTTCTTCGAGAAGGTGCGCGAGCTGTTCGGCTGA